One genomic window of Rubricoccus marinus includes the following:
- a CDS encoding type ISP restriction/modification enzyme yields MTPKQALDAYADDVAPLAAADTTREETYYPALRTLVQRLLGHLGLPADVRTNTSERRKGGRDVPDLALYDGGGDFVTVCFEVKRPDADIRDLAFSTGTNDQVGRYLARTGVVVLSTVRQFALLTPDADWSGDGPVPPDRRTLHEVVEIWASEDALADGRRPARVAAEVAELLERAATLYAPIGEPETLARVLARQARRAKADFPAQFTNAVGALADDFGEALGVTFADAKGEEFFRSSLVQTVYYGLFAGWTLSHLDRDADGEREFHWRDIAEHLRLPFLSGLFHEIQHPRRLAELGLRPYLDLATETLGRVDEDRFFRRLDIPALAPLADGADEGVAGGEAGEGGGVGDLGRTIASAVVYFYEPFLETFDPDLRKELGVWYTPPEVVRYQVRRADALLREMGLARGLADESVVVLDPACGTGAYLIETLACIAETLRRDGVEDELGDTLLRAVERRVLGFEILTAPFVVAHLQIHLLLASLGAEPGKDHRPGVFLTNALTGWSGGSQLDLNFPELKEERDAALQVKTDAEVIVVLGNPPYNRFAGVPVEEEAFILDAYQGVTRNDNGRKVGSTRLYSEYGIRKQVLEDLYVRFFRVAEERVGVHAPHGVVSFISNNSFLRGRSHPLMRESLLSHFDEVWVDNLNGDKYRTGKRIPDWAPSGAGGADESVFTTARDPRGIQPGTAITTLVKRPDHDAGGPAAVHYRDFWGRADAKRAALLRSLDELTEAEADEAAVLPQGPRSYDALAAPTRERTYKLLPYETTGGYEDWYGLDELFEQRVQGVNPNRGLQEKSLVDVNRDALAERMRAYFSDDVSHDDFAADHPGLAKDWARYDYVAVREALQEHSAFDSDAVEPYVVFPLDARFIYYERSYYADHPDEKAIKLMNEQRRVELGENIHGNELLVTVPEARQTSEGLPLLATSLFDHHLHDRGPAAFPADVDHVVPAVEGDMFTEAQPERVVRAANLFSEVWDHARETFGLDGDLSGEDARGFVRRLFRVSLALLHAPAYQDDHRDALSQDWARVPVPRDPHVFDRAVALGGQIATLLDPLQDAEPVARAVLGDDRLAALAKLRRVGGGPVREGDLRVEILHFGGSNGGWRPVPDQADDDPGDRDGALHISDEVYFEDVPEAVWDVEIGGYPVVKKWLGYRDRNRRDGPLTLAEKDHLRGIVRRLAALVALRDQLDAAYADAIADPWIPPDVVTLADGGA; encoded by the coding sequence ATGACGCCCAAGCAAGCGCTCGACGCCTACGCCGACGACGTCGCCCCCCTCGCCGCGGCCGACACCACGCGCGAGGAGACTTACTACCCCGCCCTCCGGACGCTCGTCCAGCGGCTCCTCGGGCACCTCGGACTCCCCGCTGACGTTCGCACCAACACGAGCGAGAGGCGTAAGGGCGGCCGCGACGTCCCGGACTTGGCCCTGTACGACGGCGGAGGCGATTTCGTCACCGTCTGCTTCGAGGTCAAGCGGCCCGACGCCGACATCCGCGACCTCGCCTTCTCGACCGGGACCAACGACCAGGTCGGCCGCTACCTCGCCCGGACCGGCGTCGTCGTCCTCTCGACCGTCCGCCAGTTCGCGCTTCTCACGCCCGACGCCGACTGGTCCGGCGACGGCCCCGTCCCGCCTGACCGCCGGACGCTCCACGAGGTCGTTGAGATCTGGGCCTCCGAGGACGCCCTAGCCGACGGCCGCCGCCCCGCCCGCGTCGCGGCCGAGGTTGCCGAGCTCCTCGAGCGGGCGGCCACGCTCTACGCGCCGATCGGTGAGCCCGAGACGCTCGCCCGTGTCCTCGCCCGCCAGGCCCGCCGCGCCAAGGCCGACTTTCCGGCCCAGTTCACGAACGCCGTCGGCGCGCTCGCCGACGACTTCGGCGAGGCCCTAGGCGTCACGTTCGCCGACGCCAAGGGCGAGGAGTTTTTCCGCTCGTCGCTTGTGCAGACCGTCTACTACGGCCTCTTCGCGGGGTGGACGCTCTCCCACCTCGACCGCGACGCCGACGGCGAACGCGAGTTCCACTGGCGCGACATCGCCGAGCACCTCCGGCTCCCGTTCCTCAGCGGGCTCTTCCACGAGATTCAGCACCCCCGCCGCCTCGCCGAGCTCGGCCTCCGGCCTTACCTCGACCTCGCCACGGAGACACTCGGGCGCGTCGACGAGGACCGGTTCTTCCGCCGCCTCGACATCCCCGCCCTCGCCCCGCTGGCGGACGGCGCCGACGAGGGGGTAGCCGGGGGAGAAGCAGGGGAGGGGGGAGGCGTCGGCGACCTCGGCCGGACCATCGCCTCGGCCGTCGTCTACTTCTACGAGCCGTTCCTCGAGACCTTCGACCCCGACCTTCGCAAGGAGCTTGGCGTGTGGTACACCCCGCCCGAAGTCGTCCGGTACCAGGTCCGCCGTGCCGACGCCCTCCTCCGTGAGATGGGCCTCGCCCGCGGCCTCGCCGACGAGTCCGTCGTCGTGCTCGACCCGGCCTGCGGGACCGGCGCCTATCTCATCGAGACGCTCGCGTGTATCGCTGAAACTCTCCGTCGCGATGGCGTCGAGGACGAGCTCGGAGACACACTCCTCCGGGCTGTCGAGCGACGGGTCCTCGGGTTCGAGATCCTAACCGCGCCGTTTGTCGTCGCCCACCTACAGATCCACCTCCTTCTCGCCTCGCTCGGCGCCGAGCCGGGCAAGGATCACCGCCCCGGCGTGTTCCTGACGAACGCGCTCACGGGATGGTCCGGGGGCAGCCAGCTCGACCTCAACTTCCCTGAGCTCAAGGAGGAGCGCGACGCGGCCCTCCAGGTCAAGACTGACGCCGAGGTCATCGTCGTCCTCGGCAACCCGCCCTACAACCGGTTCGCTGGCGTCCCTGTGGAGGAGGAGGCGTTCATCCTCGACGCCTACCAGGGCGTCACGCGCAACGATAACGGGAGGAAGGTCGGGTCCACCCGGCTCTACTCCGAGTACGGCATCCGCAAGCAGGTGCTCGAGGACCTCTACGTCCGGTTCTTCCGCGTCGCCGAGGAGCGCGTCGGGGTCCACGCCCCCCATGGTGTCGTCTCATTCATCTCGAACAACTCGTTCCTCCGCGGGCGGTCCCACCCACTCATGCGGGAGTCGCTGCTCTCGCACTTCGATGAGGTCTGGGTCGACAACCTGAACGGCGACAAGTACCGGACCGGCAAGCGAATCCCGGACTGGGCGCCCTCGGGGGCCGGCGGCGCCGACGAGAGCGTGTTCACGACGGCCCGCGACCCCCGTGGCATCCAGCCGGGAACGGCCATCACCACGCTCGTCAAGCGGCCCGACCACGACGCCGGCGGCCCCGCCGCCGTCCACTATCGCGACTTCTGGGGCCGCGCCGACGCCAAGCGCGCCGCGCTCCTCCGCTCGCTCGACGAACTCACCGAGGCGGAGGCCGACGAGGCAGCCGTCCTACCCCAAGGCCCCCGGTCCTACGATGCGCTGGCCGCCCCGACCCGCGAGCGGACCTACAAGCTCCTCCCGTACGAGACGACCGGCGGCTACGAGGACTGGTACGGCCTTGATGAGCTGTTCGAGCAGCGCGTGCAGGGCGTGAACCCGAACCGGGGACTCCAGGAGAAGAGCCTCGTCGACGTCAACCGCGACGCGCTCGCCGAACGGATGCGGGCCTACTTCTCCGACGACGTGTCGCACGATGACTTCGCGGCCGACCACCCGGGGCTCGCGAAGGACTGGGCGCGCTACGACTACGTGGCGGTTCGCGAAGCGCTCCAAGAGCACTCCGCCTTCGACTCCGACGCCGTCGAGCCCTACGTCGTCTTCCCCCTCGACGCCCGGTTCATTTATTATGAGCGGTCGTACTACGCCGACCACCCGGACGAGAAGGCGATCAAGCTCATGAATGAGCAGCGCCGGGTGGAGCTCGGCGAGAACATCCACGGCAACGAGCTGCTCGTCACCGTTCCTGAGGCCCGCCAGACGAGCGAGGGCCTCCCGCTCCTCGCCACCTCGCTCTTCGACCACCACCTCCACGACCGAGGACCAGCGGCCTTCCCAGCGGACGTGGACCACGTCGTCCCTGCCGTCGAGGGCGACATGTTCACCGAGGCGCAGCCCGAACGCGTCGTCCGTGCGGCCAACCTCTTCTCGGAGGTGTGGGACCATGCCCGCGAGACGTTCGGGCTTGACGGGGATCTCTCCGGCGAGGACGCCCGCGGCTTTGTCCGGCGGCTCTTCCGCGTCTCGCTCGCCCTCCTCCACGCGCCCGCCTACCAGGACGACCACCGCGACGCGCTCTCCCAGGACTGGGCGCGCGTCCCGGTCCCCCGCGACCCGCACGTGTTCGACCGGGCCGTCGCCCTCGGTGGCCAGATTGCCACGCTCCTCGACCCGCTCCAGGACGCCGAGCCCGTCGCCCGCGCCGTTCTTGGGGACGACCGACTCGCAGCCCTCGCCAAGCTCCGCCGTGTCGGCGGCGGCCCCGTCCGCGAGGGCGACCTCCGCGTCGAGATCCTCCACTTTGGCGGCTCCAATGGCGGCTGGCGCCCGGTCCCCGACCAGGCCGACGACGACCCCGGCGACCGCGACGGTGCGCTCCACATCAGCGACGAGGTCTACTTCGAGGACGTCCCCGAGGCGGTCTGGGATGTCGAGATTGGGGGGTACCCCGTCGTCAAAAAGTGGCTCGGCTACCGCGACCGGAACCGGCGCGATGGGCCGCTCACGCTCGCTGAGAAGGACCACCTCCGTGGCATCGTCCGCCGCCTGGCCGCCCTCGTCGCGCTCCGCGACCAGCTCGACGCCGCCTACGCTGACGCCATCGCCGACCCCTGGATTCCGCCGGACGTGGTCACCCTTGCGGACGGTGGGGCGTGA
- a CDS encoding T6SS phospholipase effector Tle1-like catalytic domain-containing protein: MSKNVVLCLDGTNNEYGKRNTNVVRLFELLEKDDPDRQAAFYDPGIGTFSASPVLNAATRSVMKVFGMAFGLGLTANLKDAYRFLMATYEPGDRVYIFGFSRGAYTARVLAGLLHMCGLLPRGNDNLIDYAVRLYAGKEFDVALGHGASGLAGFKRTFARPCPVHFLGLWDTVSSVGWVWDPKTYPYTASLDGVGTVRHAVSVDERRAFFRQNRVRGPEDLVEVWFPGVHSDVGGGYPAEEGHLGRIALEWMLVEAHRAGLDVDEAAAIEAVGTVRPLVGPSHSVHNSLTGPWHLAEVFPKMRWSSRWRRRLPHLNLWKSRTLRSRERVHESVQHKREDDSEYDPLNVPENPRVVPWIRFADVVDGRTSSEP; this comes from the coding sequence ATGAGCAAGAACGTCGTCCTCTGCCTCGACGGCACGAACAACGAGTACGGGAAGCGGAACACGAACGTCGTCCGGCTCTTCGAGCTTCTCGAGAAGGACGACCCCGACCGACAGGCCGCGTTCTACGACCCTGGCATCGGGACCTTCAGCGCGAGCCCCGTCCTGAACGCGGCCACGCGCTCGGTGATGAAGGTGTTCGGGATGGCGTTCGGGCTCGGGCTCACGGCCAACCTCAAGGACGCCTACCGCTTCCTCATGGCGACGTACGAGCCCGGCGACCGCGTCTACATCTTCGGGTTCAGCCGGGGGGCGTACACGGCCCGCGTGTTGGCCGGTCTCCTCCACATGTGCGGGCTCCTCCCACGCGGCAACGACAACCTCATCGACTACGCCGTCCGGCTCTACGCGGGGAAGGAGTTCGACGTCGCGCTCGGTCACGGAGCGTCCGGGCTCGCCGGGTTCAAGCGGACGTTCGCCCGGCCCTGCCCCGTCCACTTCCTCGGCCTCTGGGACACCGTGAGCTCCGTCGGCTGGGTGTGGGACCCGAAGACGTACCCCTACACCGCGTCGCTCGATGGAGTCGGGACGGTCAGACACGCGGTGTCCGTCGACGAGCGGCGCGCGTTCTTCCGTCAGAACCGCGTACGCGGCCCCGAGGACCTCGTCGAGGTCTGGTTCCCCGGCGTCCACAGCGACGTCGGCGGGGGGTACCCGGCGGAGGAGGGGCACCTCGGCCGGATCGCTCTCGAGTGGATGCTCGTCGAGGCGCACCGGGCCGGGCTCGACGTGGACGAGGCCGCTGCCATAGAGGCCGTAGGGACGGTCCGGCCGTTGGTCGGCCCGTCGCACTCCGTCCACAACTCACTGACGGGCCCGTGGCACCTCGCGGAGGTCTTCCCAAAGATGAGGTGGTCGAGCCGATGGCGGAGGAGGCTGCCCCACCTCAATCTGTGGAAGTCCCGCACGCTACGAAGTAGGGAACGTGTTCACGAGTCCGTACAGCACAAGCGGGAGGACGATTCGGAGTACGACCCGCTGAACGTGCCTGAGAATCCCCGCGTCGTCCCTTGGATCCGCTTTGCGGACGTGGTCGACGGGCGAACGTCTTCGGAGCCGTGA
- a CDS encoding ComEC/Rec2 family competence protein, producing MRDLLLLAVALAIGVGASAQSQPALPEDVALVRVLDVGQALSVVAALPGGHYVVFDAGDDVRGNPVLDGVREVVPDDEDIDLLVISHPDVDHLNDALSLLDAYRGRVRRVVRTGFLEGASQTWRRLDSTITARAEAGELVDVNLQRTELPPGATYRYGDAFVTFLAGAPEPPDDWGLTGRSERKNAISVAARISYRGGSVLIAGDAFGRARGTSEAAESTERMMEAAAATERDMIAFAPVVPLASDVLVAAHHGADDASSAAFIGAVDPTWVVFSAGEGHGHPRRTTAERFVAAGVAPWRILRTDAEDPAEDKEWARDDWPRPAGAGGDVDVAITGGGHVFVRYRGSVRD from the coding sequence ATGCGAGATCTCCTGCTCCTCGCCGTCGCTTTAGCAATAGGCGTCGGCGCGTCCGCCCAGTCCCAACCTGCCCTTCCAGAAGACGTTGCCCTCGTACGCGTGTTGGACGTGGGGCAGGCACTGTCCGTCGTAGCAGCCCTCCCGGGTGGGCACTACGTCGTCTTCGACGCCGGCGACGACGTCCGTGGCAACCCGGTCCTCGACGGCGTCCGCGAGGTCGTCCCGGACGACGAGGACATCGACCTCCTCGTCATCAGCCACCCCGACGTCGACCACCTCAACGACGCCCTCAGCCTCCTCGACGCCTACCGGGGCCGGGTCCGACGTGTCGTACGGACCGGGTTCTTGGAGGGGGCGAGCCAGACCTGGCGGCGCCTCGACTCGACGATCACCGCGCGCGCCGAGGCGGGCGAGCTCGTCGACGTCAACCTCCAGCGGACCGAGCTCCCCCCGGGGGCTACCTACCGGTACGGCGACGCCTTCGTCACCTTCCTCGCCGGCGCGCCCGAGCCGCCCGACGATTGGGGACTGACGGGCCGGAGCGAGCGGAAAAACGCGATCAGCGTCGCCGCTCGGATCTCGTACCGGGGCGGGTCGGTCCTCATCGCCGGCGACGCCTTCGGCCGGGCACGCGGGACGTCGGAGGCCGCCGAGAGCACGGAGCGCATGATGGAGGCAGCCGCGGCTACGGAACGCGACATGATCGCGTTCGCCCCGGTCGTCCCGCTCGCCTCCGACGTCCTCGTCGCGGCCCATCACGGCGCCGACGACGCGAGCTCGGCCGCGTTCATCGGGGCCGTCGATCCGACTTGGGTCGTGTTCTCGGCCGGCGAGGGCCACGGCCACCCCCGCCGGACGACGGCCGAGCGCTTCGTCGCCGCCGGCGTGGCCCCCTGGCGCATCCTCCGGACAGATGCGGAGGACCCCGCCGAGGACAAGGAGTGGGCGCGGGACGACTGGCCCCGGCCCGCTGGAGCCGGGGGCGACGTCGACGTCGCCATCACGGGGGGCGGCCATGTGTTCGTCCGCTACCGGGGGAGCGTCCGCGACTGA